The genomic DNA ACTTTGATGAAAACGTCCTTTGCTTGCGTATGAAAAATATGTTTCCTGCTGCGTGGAGCTTTTCCTTCTGTTACACTTTTAATATTTAGttattctcttttgttctttcttcaaaTGAGGAATTAAGTCTGGCAGAATGAGGTCTACCCTACGCATACCAGAGGAAGCTCACCATGATGTTTTTGTGGATGAAGCCCCTCCGGTATCTAGCTGGTTTCAGGTGTGGGTATTCTTCAGTGCTGGTGATTCTAATATTCCAAACCTTCTTCCAGGCCTCGTACAGCTGAATGTGTACAGGGTAGACGCCCGAATGGTGAGGGGCCACCGCGTAGCCCATGTCAGTAGGAATGCCATGCTCCTAAGGCCAAGCAAATGTTAGTTAGCATGTGGGAAGATTTATCTGGTTCCTATTTTTATCCCAGGATTTTCAAATGTACTATAAATACATTTGTTTCACTCCATCATTACTTAATTGTATGGCAAAATTTAAAGTGATAAACATTAAGACTTCTAGACTTCATGAGGCCTGATAGCCACTCCACCAGTTTTGATGATGATACATGTGTGTTTAAGAGGTGATGGGACAGGACTAGTGCTTTTAATGAATAATGTGAAGGCCTGCATTCAGTGCCTCCTGTCACAGTCACCCGTGACTCACCTATCTTCACGATCTCAGTAAGTTAAACGACAAACACTCGTTACAGACAACACTCAGCACTCCCCACGAAATAAAACCAGCATTTCTGAAGGGGCAGAACACATTCTGCGTTCGCTAGACTTGCTAACAGGATTTTATTTTGTCTATAGCCCAGTTTCTACCAAGTTTGCCATGTTTCTATTGTTCCCTCAGCAAGAGGGCCGGTGATAGACAACGTTCCCTGCCTCGTTAGAAGCACACACTTTTGATTAGAAAATGTGGTAAAATTTTATAGAGCAATTTTCTTTGAAGCCAAAGCCCTGGTTATAGTGAAAGGAGAAGGTACTGAATGAGCCCAACAATCTGGAAATTTAGTTGATTTGAAATCCAGCTTTAGTATATAAAATGAGTccagttttaaaaagtcatttcaaaATTACTCTCTCTGTATATAAAATGAGTccagttttaaaaagtcatttcaaaattactctctgtctctctctcactacTTCCTCTATTCACTTGGTCCTGACCAAGTCTggaaattctgaaaataaatctACGTGACAACTAGACTATTTTGGAGGGGACTTGGGAAAAGTTTGTGTAATTGTGATTATTCTTCTTCATTTGAGATGGTCCATTAGTCCTGATAAAGTCTCTTTAGCATAAAAGATGAGATGTCTTTTATTAAAAGAACACTCATGGTGTCAGTAGTAGACATGTATTTTTTCTCctgaataatattttacttttctatctGTATTTTTCAACTGCTTTGTATTCTTCTAAAGTTCTTCTAAAGAACTTTCTTCTAAAGAACTTCTAAAGTTCTACCCAAATAGACTTCCTCTGACTTGGTCATCGCTTGTCTTCGTGCCAAAGTGCAATTTCACATACAAAGAACCATAGTATTAAGCTGCGAAACGCACTGAATTGTAGAAATATGGATATGGAAGAAGTGGAAAAGGCATGGCTAGCTTTGTTTTTCAACCTAAATAACAGGAGGTGAAGGAAGTGTATGAGCACTTGAACGCAGGAGGAACAAGGGTTGCCAATCATTTGTCATTACCTAAGTATCTGTCAGACTCCTTCAATACGGCATAAAAGGCTCACAACCAACCTAACATAGCCGATCTCCTGTCAGCATTcatcctccccaccccagttTCTGATgatttctttcatgtctttgctGTACACTGTACATATTGTCCACCCAACTGGAATGCCCCTTTCCTCTTATCTTGTAAACTGTTCATCATTCAAAACTCATCTCAGACAGTTGTAGTTGAGGATGCTGGAAAGGGGAGATGCCACACTGTTGCTATGAGGAAGAGAATGGGTGGAGTAGATTATACTTGTGTTCCTGAAGGGTGAGAGGGAAGCTTCatgttcttcattttattttcatctttgttaGAAATTACCATAACTAGGCAATTATTGTTATAATTTAGAATTTCACTACAAAGTGAATTGAAATATCTCATTGCTTTCTTTCCCccctgtttttaaaaactaaggcAATTTTTTTCAACTAAAAATTACTTACCAGCACATACTTTGTGTTAGAAAAGGTCAGTGAAGTATTCATCTAAAGTGGTTTAAGAATAGGGGTGCAGTGATAATGGAACagttgaaagaaaatgaatttcaatcacagaaatttaaagaaaaattgtgaagaaTTATGGgttatcagtttttaaaagggTATAGGAAGAAGCAAGAATGAAATTCACCATGACAGGAACTACATTATAAAATTCAAATACCTCCAAATTTGTGAGAAATTATGCTGACAGAAAGCTCAAGGTAGTTTTAAATACCTGTAAGTGGTCAGCTATCTCTTCAGAACACTATGTAAGAAAAGGACGGTCCAGCACAGCAGAGACATTTCCCTTATTTTGGAATATtcccaaatatttgcaaaccatcatATACacaatttgtgtttttctttttagcttttaACACTAAAGAAATACTGAGGTTTTTCAGTCTCATCTTTTATTTGTGTGCTGGTGCATTGTGGCACAGTGGCGGAAAACTCCCCTCCTGGAGTCAAACACAACTGGCTGTTTCACTCTTGCATTTACAACCTGTGTGGCCTTTGGAGAATGATTTATGACCCCTAAGCCTCATAAGAGGTTAAGAggaaattaaataatgtaatacACGGAAAGCATTTAGTGCAGTTCCTGAAACATGATACACATTCAATGAATGTTGTTTATTATTGTCGTCATTGCTGGCCTGCCTCCATTGTAAAATAAGCTTTCGTCCTACTTAGCTCAACTCTAACGTGGAAATTATGAAAATACTGGGCCACCCtttttttcagtaaaagaaaAGGGTAGATCTGGGGATTCTCCCTTGTGAGGCTTCTGTGACTTCTATCCCACTATCCCTTCTTGGGCCCGCTTTCCTCCTGATCTAAATACCCGCAACCATGTGCCTCCGGCTTGTGAATCACTTAACATTAGCTAGTAGCTGGTCTCTTTTAAATGAGATGCAGGCAACATAAATCGGCCCCCAAATTTTCATTCAATACCAGAGAGAACACCTGAAATCTTACTGGGTAGAAAAGTTGGGGCTAAGATTGCAGGTCTGTATGTTCCGGGATGCAGACTACTATGTTTCAGAAGATTTAGTCCCAAtgctaatttcttttcttttaatttttaaattatgttttaatttatttatttagttttggctgcattgggtcttcgttgctgcgcgtgggctttctctagctgcggtgagtgggggctactcttcgttgtggcgtgcgggcctctcattgcggcagcttctcttgttgtggagcacaggctctaggtgcgtgggcttcagtagttgtggcatgtgggctcagtagttgtggctcgcgggctctagagcgcaggctcagtagttgtggcgcacaggcttagctgctccgcggcatgtgggatcttcctggaccaggtattgaacctgcgtcccctgcattggcaggcggattcttaaccactgtgccaccagggaagccctgtaatgctAAATTTTTGACTGATtattctcttccagatttttaaatttgaaattaagtACATTATTATTTTGGAATTGGGGGCAAAAAGTTTAAAAGAGTAGATATTTTAGCTTAAAAAGTTAATTCTCCTTATTCTTTTTATGAATCCTTGATTGAAACTAGCATCTTAGATCTAGGAACTCTGTAACCTAtgtaaaaacttccctaaaaaaGGAAATGGACCAAAAAGACTAGGGAATATGGCTATTTACTATAAAATGTATGTTAAATACTTAGAACACAAGTGGGATTAATTATTCTCACAATTGAACTCTTCATCTCCACCTCGCAGCTCTACCAGAAATGCTCTTTCCCCAGGGTTCCTCCATGCCACTAGATGACGTATTATCAACCAACTAGTTGCCATATCAAAAAGATAGAGGCTATTCTTGACACCTGTTTCCTCATTCTCTCCTAAATCTAGTTCATTATCATGTCCTGTCAGTATACCTCTAGTATAAATCTTAAATCCATCCACTTTTCTCCAgttctatcatcatcatcaccatcaccctaATCCAATCTACCATTTTATCCCCTGGCCTTCAAGCATAGGCTCCTAACCATTCTACCCATTTCCTCTCTTGCCTGCttccaatccattctctacatagcAGCCAGAGTAATACTTAAAAGACCCGAATATGACCATGTGACTTTCTACTCAAAATCCTTCCATGGTTTCCCCTTGCACTTAAGATAAGATACAAAATTCTTAGGGTGGTCATGAGCCTTGCATGGTATGACCGTGCTTATCTCTCTTGCCTCATTTTGCACTACCCTCCACCTTTCATTGTATTTTAGTTACATTAATCTTTTCCCAAAACTCACCAAGCAATTTCCTACCTCAGCATCTTCCCATATGTAGTTTTCCCAGACTGGAATTTCCCTACTCCAATTCTTCACTTAGATAAATTTGGCACCTCTTTTAGGTACTTTATTCTGTGATACCTTCAGAGAAGCTCCACTGACAAGTCTCAGTGTAAATGAAGTCCACATTAAGACTTCTCTTAGCagcattcatttgtttttcatggtACACAGCACAGTTTGTAAGTGAATATTGCTtcatataattgttttttaatgtctCTCTTCCTCATTAAACAATAAACTCCGTGAGTTCTGGGTTCTGTCTTATTCATTGCTATATGGCCAGTGCCTTGCCAACAATAAGCAGTCAACAAATATCAGTGAACAACTGTGTGAACTGATTCTGACTACCTTCCTCTCATTCTGATGTTCACTTTCTCAATTATCTCAAACTGTCAGTTCATCTGCAGAATGGACATATGGTAACTCACAGAGAAATTTAACATCTAGATAAGTAATACTTGAAAACACTTTTGAGACTGTAGTTAAAAATGATTCAAGTGAAAAACAGACACTTATTattatgaatttatatttaaattatactgTATAGAATTAAAAATTGCAAGATTTTCCTAAATTGTGTATTCAGATGTTTCCACATGGAGAATGTGAAGATAACACAATTTTATCAAGCAAAGAGTGATATTTGATATTCAATAATGATATTCAAAATTtcttagaaaaactaaaaaaaaaattgccatttaGGTATTTGAGAAACACAGTAACTTCATTCCTGAAGAAATCATTGTTTTTTACTATCCttgataatatttctttatttaaattcttGCTAATTATCAAGAATGATActttactttaatatttttctctatttcaatCTTTCTAAAGAGGACATTTTAAATTTACACTAATGACCTGAAGATTTGTTGCCTATTTCCATATTTCTCAGATTAGCAAGAACACAAactaatgtaataaaaaaaatgctCAGTGATAGGAAGTCAAACAGACATTCTATACTCTACAGTAGAAAAAATCTAAAACTTCATTACCACATAATTTCAAAATACTTCTAAATGCTTTCCTATAGTACATTTGGGTTAGAATGTCCCATTTCCTCAGTATGTAGAAGTTCATGCTTTGGTTAACTATCTTGTAGTATTGAGAATTtacatttacaattaaaaatgggcTTGCAATAAAGTTTCCCAATGTTTATATTGGTGGTATATTTTGGAGTTGTTTCTagaaaaaattgctttttaaaaatagatttttaggcCGCCCGGCCGCCCCCAGCCCGACTCCGGCCGTCGCCGTCGCCGCCGGGGGGAGGAGGGTCATGATCCAAAGGAACCAGAACAGTTGAGAAAACTGTTTATTGGTGGTCTGAGCTTTGAAACTACAGATGATAGCTTAAGAGAACATTTTGAGAAATGGGGCACACTTACAGATTGTGTGGTGATGAGAGACCCCCAAACAAAACGTTCCAGGGGCTTTGGTTTTGTTACTTACTCTTGTGTTGAAGAGGTGGATGCAGCAATGTGTGCTCGACCACACAAGGTTGATGGGCGTGTAGTGGAACCAAAGAGAGCTGTTTCTAGAGAGGATTCTGTAAAGCCTGGTGCCCATCTAACAGTGAAGAAAATTTTTGTTGGTGGTATTAAAGAAGATACAGAAGAATATAATTTGAGAGACTACTTTGAAAAGTATGGCAAGATTGAAACCATAGAAGTTATGGAAGACAGGCAGAGTGGAAAAAAGAGAGGATTTGCTTTTGTAACTTTTGATGATCATGATACAGTTGATAAAATTGTTGTTCAGAAATACCACACTATTAATGGTCATAATTGTGAAGTGAAAAAGGCCCTTTCTAAACAAGAAATGCAATCTGCTGGATCACAGAGAGGTCGTGGAGGTGGATCTGGCAACTTTATGGGTCGTGGAGGAAACTTTGGAGGTGGTGGAGGTAACTTTGGCCGTGGTGGAAACTTTGGTGGAAGAGGAGGgtatggtggtggaggtggtggcagcAGAGGTAGTTATGGAGGAGGTGATGGTGGATATAATGGATTTGGAGGCGACGGTGGTAACTATGGCGGTGGTCCTGGTTACAGTAGTAGAGGAGGCTATGGTGGTGGTGGACCAGGATATGGAAACCAAGGTGGTGGATATGGTGGCGGTGGTGGAGGATATGATGGTTACAATGAAGGAGGAAATTTTGGAGGTAActatggtggtggtgggagttaTAATGATTTTGGAAATTACAGTGGACAACAGCAATCAAATTATGGACCCATGAAGGGGGGCAGTTTTGGTGGAAGAAGCTCGGGAAGTCCCTATGGTGGTGGTTATGGATCTGGTGGTGGAAGTGGTGGATATGGTAGCAGAAGGTTctaaaaactcagaagaaaagggctaCAGTTCTTAGCAGGAGAGAGAGCAAGGAGTTGTCAGGAAAGCTGCAGGTTACTTTGAGACAGTCGTCCCAAATGCATTAGAGGAACTGTAAAAATCTGCCACAGAAGGAACGATGATCCATAGTCAGAAAAGTTACTGCAGCTTAAACAGGAAACCCTTCTTGTTCAGGACTGTCATAGCCACAGTTTGCAAAAAGTGCAGCTACTGATTAATGCAATGTAGTGTCAATTAGATGTACATTCCTGAGGTCTTTTATCTGTTGtagctttgtctttttctttttcttttcattacatcAGGTATATTGCCCTGTAAATTGTGGTAGTGGTACCAGgaataaaaaattaaggaatttttaacttttcaaaaaaaaaaaaaaaatagatttttagagTGCCTTTCTTAAAAGCTATGGCTGTTTGAGGTATTATTTCACgtagaaaataatacatttttccaGATAATAGGAGCTTGTTTGGAGTGGAATTAGAACCTTTTCACTAAaagacacatgcatacacatacacgtaTGCATGTacataacacatacacacacagtatgtgaagaaaacaattttttttttttttgcggtacgcgggcccctcactgttatggcctctcccgttgcggagcacaggctctggacgtgcaagctcagcggccatggctcacgggcccagccgctccgcggcatgtgggatcttcccagaccggggcacgaacccgtgtcccctgcatcggcaagcggactatcaaccactgcgccaccagggaagcccaagaaaacaaatttatgaaacTATGCCCTTGAATTTGAGAAGCATTTTAAATCTTCTAAAGACTGTTTTCCTAAGGTAATACTGATGAGCCACACATGAATTTTATGAGAAACTGTGGGGCCTCTGGCACTTAAAGGAGTCCTCTAGCAGTTGCTGTGACTCGGGAGAAGTAAGAAATGGCAGCGATGGTGACCCAATGTACCTAAAGTTACTATTTGAAGGAGTCTTACTTCCTTCTTCATCTAGGACAAAACCAGGCAAGTCAGGATTTATCTTTAGGTTAGGGAATTAGGTTTGGTACTGAATGCTAAGAGTGTAAATATTAGAATATGTTCCTGTGATAAATGGAAGTACTTCTGGCGTGGTATGAAATGAAAGATCCTGAAAGAAATAATTACCTTAGTATAAGaatctgatttttcatttttttcaactgtGAAATAAAGGGGCTGTACAAGTAGTCACTAAGATTCAGATTTAAAATCCTGTGTTTCTTTGACATAATCTTTGTGCTTTTAGAAGCAGTCATATTTGGATGCTAAATATAAATGCACTATTTTTAATCCATGATCCAATCTTAAAGTAACATGTGTACTTTTCTTCCTACATATTTAAGTAAGTGATAATGCTCTAAAATGTGATAGGCATATTTACATAAATTTGGTTAATATTTATAGAACTGGCCCCTagatttctttctagttttttttttaaacagggtgCTCTTTAATTCATAATATAAATTCTGTTTGCCAGCTGGTATGTGAAAAATCTGCAGTGATGATCATGTTGTTTTTAATAGATTTGGTTTAAGAGTTTAAAATCATCCTCTGTTGGCAGCTGTTGTATAATTAAAAAGCTGGCTGGTCTTCATCATCTCTGGTTGCTGGGAGGTAAGCCCTAAATCCTTTGAATTTTCTAAGTTATAAGAATGTCTTGTTATTCATGGTGGGTCCCTGAGACCAAAGATCTGAGTTTATGTTAACAAAATGACTCAGTTCAGAGTTTGGCCATGCCAGAAAGACCAACCATTCAATTAGAGAGTTGGGGCTTTGAGCTAGTTTATATCAGCCTGACCTCTAGGCAGGGGAGGAGAGttagagattgagttcaatcatgCAGTCAGTCAGTCATCATGTCTATGAAATGAAACTCCAATAAAAACACTGAACGTCAAGGCTGAGGCAAGCTTCCCTAGTTAGTGATATTCCTATGAGTCCAGAAGCCCCAGGAAGGTGATATTCTTTGTCTCAcagtttggattttaaaaaaacatggctACAGTAACAAAAGGTACAGAAGTCTTTGGATAAAGGTGTTAATAATGAGATCTTGTGAAACAGAATGTCATTACAGTAACTCATAAAACAGAAGTATGATCTCGTCACTCTGAAGTCAATCAGATCTGGAGAAGAGTCTGTAGTGTTTGATTAACTATATAGTGAGAAAAGAATCTTATTTTTCCCATATTCAAAGAGATTccgggagggagggatggattgggagtttgggattagcagatgcagactattatacataggatggataaacaacaaggtcctattgtatagcacagggaactatattcaatatcctgtgataaaccataatggaaaagaatatgaaaaagaatatatatgtgtataactgaatcactttgctgtacagcagaaattaacacattttaaatcaactatacctcaatgaaagtttttaaaaatgtaaaacaaagtcAGACCCATGACAATAAATGATCAATATCTATCGGGGAATCTTGGGGATAGGGAACAGTTTAGTATCGTGGAGGAAGCACAAATTTAGAAGTCCTGGGCTCAGTCTCAGTGATGCCCTTCATTAGTTGTAGAACCTTGGGCAGGTTATACAACTTCACCAaacctcaatttctttattttccaagtagcggtaataaaacaaattatcttactgagatgtagagaatgaaagATATAAGCAACATTATAGGTCAAGTGcaatttaatttcctttcatcTTATTAATATTATTCTGTTATTGAAACAACAAGTAAAACACGGGAACAGAGGTAAACTCAGAATCCTTCTACCATCACTTCCAGCCCCTGCCAAAACTAAGGATTCTTATTTAAGAGAAGACATCCCTTAAAAGAAGacacacgggacttccctggtggcacagtggtttagaatctgcctgccaatgcaggggacacgggtttgagccctgctccaggaagatcccacatgccggggagcaactaagcccgtgcgccacaactactgagcctgcgctctagagcccgcgagccacaactactgagcccacgtgccacagctactgaagcccgtgtgcctagaggctgtgctctgcaataagagaagccaccgcaatgataagcccctcgcaccacaatgaagagtagccctctcttgctgcagctagagaaagcccgtgtgcagcaatgaagacccaacacagccaaaactaactaaataaataaataaaaagaagatacaCTCTCATTATCAGCCTTATCTAAAAAA from Pseudorca crassidens isolate mPseCra1 chromosome 4, mPseCra1.hap1, whole genome shotgun sequence includes the following:
- the LOC137224114 gene encoding heterogeneous nuclear ribonucleoprotein A3-like: MCLRLVNHLTLASSWSLLNEMQIFRPPGRPQPDSGRRRRRRGEEGHDPKEPEQLRKLFIGGLSFETTDDSLREHFEKWGTLTDCVVMRDPQTKRSRGFGFVTYSCVEEVDAAMCARPHKVDGRVVEPKRAVSREDSVKPGAHLTVKKIFVGGIKEDTEEYNLRDYFEKYGKIETIEVMEDRQSGKKRGFAFVTFDDHDTVDKIVVQKYHTINGHNCEVKKALSKQEMQSAGSQRGRGGGSGNFMGRGGNFGGGGGNFGRGGNFGGRGGYGGGGGGSRGSYGGGDGGYNGFGGDGGNYGGGPGYSSRGGYGGGGPGYGNQGGGYGGGGGGYDGYNEGGNFGGNYGGGGSYNDFGNYSGQQQSNYGPMKGGSFGGRSSGSPYGGGYGSGGGSGGYGSRRF